The Candidatus Krumholzibacteriia bacterium genome has a segment encoding these proteins:
- a CDS encoding crosslink repair DNA glycosylase YcaQ family protein, translating to MSRDALSLSEARRIALAAQGAHLPRPGRGATTAHLRRLIHRHGLLQIDYANVLLPAHYLVPFSRLGPYDMARLDDLVYRKREFIEQWAREASIVPVETWPLLRHRMQEHDRRARAFGAFLRGYRGYAERVLDTVRSRGPSTAEDMPPHDGPERRNDWWGWSVAKTALEAHFARGTLAVAYRRPADWARVYDLTERVLPREIDARVAGDEAQRELLLRAARAHGVGTVTDLADYYRIPVREARPRLAELVAGGQLRSVQVEGWRDPAYLHPEAELPRRVEACAILSPFDPIIWHRPRLARLFEFDYVLEIWTPRAKRRWGYYVLPFLLGDRLVARVDLKADRPSRRLIVQAAYREAHARAGEVAAALAAELRTLASWLELDTIIVARRGGLARALAACLRH from the coding sequence ATGTCGCGTGATGCACTGTCGCTGAGTGAAGCGCGTCGGATAGCGCTCGCCGCCCAAGGGGCTCACCTCCCACGACCCGGCAGGGGGGCGACCACCGCGCACCTGCGGCGCCTCATCCATCGGCATGGGTTGTTGCAGATCGACTACGCCAACGTGCTCCTCCCGGCCCACTACCTGGTGCCCTTCTCCCGCCTCGGCCCCTACGACATGGCACGTCTCGACGATCTCGTCTACCGCAAGCGCGAGTTCATCGAGCAGTGGGCGCGCGAAGCCTCCATCGTGCCCGTGGAAACCTGGCCATTGCTGCGCCATCGCATGCAGGAGCACGACCGGCGAGCCCGAGCCTTCGGCGCCTTCTTGCGCGGGTACCGAGGTTACGCCGAGCGCGTCCTCGATACCGTGCGGAGCCGTGGCCCCTCGACCGCCGAAGACATGCCCCCACACGACGGCCCGGAACGGCGCAACGATTGGTGGGGGTGGAGTGTGGCGAAGACTGCGTTGGAAGCGCACTTCGCTCGTGGCACGCTCGCCGTGGCCTACCGCCGTCCCGCCGACTGGGCACGTGTGTATGATCTGACGGAACGTGTGCTGCCTCGGGAAATAGACGCCCGCGTGGCGGGGGACGAAGCGCAACGGGAATTGCTGTTGCGCGCCGCGCGCGCCCACGGCGTCGGTACGGTGACGGATCTCGCCGATTACTACCGCATCCCGGTGCGGGAGGCGCGCCCGCGTCTCGCCGAACTCGTTGCCGGGGGCCAGCTGCGGTCGGTGCAAGTGGAAGGCTGGCGGGATCCCGCCTACCTCCATCCCGAGGCCGAGCTGCCCCGGCGCGTCGAAGCCTGCGCCATCCTCTCCCCCTTCGACCCCATCATCTGGCACCGGCCGCGTCTGGCGCGACTGTTCGAGTTCGATTACGTCCTCGAGATCTGGACCCCTCGCGCGAAGCGGCGGTGGGGTTACTACGTGCTGCCGTTCCTCCTGGGCGATCGCTTGGTGGCGCGCGTCGACCTCAAAGCCGATCGCCCCAGCCGCCGGCTGATCGTGCAAGCGGCGTATCGCGAAGCACACGCACGCGCCGGCGAAGTGGCCGCTGCACTGGCTGCGGAGCTGCGCACCCTCGCATCCTGGCTGGAGCTGGACACGATCATCGTGGCGCGGCGTGGTGGTCTGGCCCGGGCACTCGCCGCCTGCCTGCGCCACTGA